Genomic segment of Panicum virgatum strain AP13 chromosome 9N, P.virgatum_v5, whole genome shotgun sequence:
TGAACTTATGTTACAATGATACTGTTGGAAATACTGAAGTATAAACACATGGCCGGTAACCATTTCTGACTTGACTGCCGTGCACTTGTTTGGTTAGTACTTGGTCCTTCTGAAGCTTGCTGTTCAGCTCCGTTAACTCTGTTTCTCCTGAGTTCTTGTTCATTTACAACAAGACGCTGTCAAACATGCAACGCAATTAGAATCTAGGAAGTTCCTTCTGGTCATTTTCACTCAACTAGGCATACAGCCCGCGTATTTGCGCGGCtaatattgaaaattcaaaaattaccTATGTTGTTGTAAACTTATTTTCTACCATACATCACCCATACATCACcctattcattatcgtaaattatgtcttattgttggttaaaacaatttaaatatgatctacctgtaatgacaatttgatttgttgagttttaaaaatattatgtatataattattcttatttttgttttattttgattgattattgttagctttagttttttatcaatagtatatgtttgtaactaattggtattttatatttaatttttcataatggcattggtgggtgatgtttaattaggcacaggggtattttaggctaatttttatcataatggcagtagtggataatttttatttttctatttttctccaattaacgtgggaatttttagtccttgagagcgaacgtggaggctccgtttgttggccaaagaATAATAGCTAATTggtatttatatttaatttttcatagtGACATTATtgagtgatttttaattaggcatagaagtattttaggctaacttttatcataatggcagtggtggataatttttatttttctatttttctccgattaacgtgagaatttctaggccttgaaagcaaacgtggaggctccgtttgttggccaaataataagataataaatAGGTGTTCTAAAAACACATTGCCTGATGATCACAAGCTGTATACAATAAGCTCTGTCTGAACGTGACGTCCACCAACTCAGAACGTCTTGACCATTTCGTTCGCTCGGTCTGGTGATCCAACTGTCGACTACCTGACAAAGAAAATGCAGATAAATTGAGAGACGACATTATTGTGGGACTGACGAGAGAAAAACAAAGGGCGTTGTTCCTTCCAGGCAATCACATCCTTTGGTGTTTACACAAGACTCCAGCTATTCCAGTTCTGTGTTGGCATCAAATCATCCTCATCTTGTCGTAACTCGTAAACAATCCAAGAAGATATTGCCGGTCTGGTGATGCAATGGTGCTTGTTTCCTTGGGAATCTTCAGATTTCCACCATTCTgtcttccatttttttttcttgatgatataCTACAATACAGTACTAGAATTTTACATTGCAGTTATTTACTATTAACGCCCTACTCATCCAGCCACTGACTGCGTCATCGGATTAAGTTTTTTATTCAGTATAAAAGCCGCCCTACCTGTCATTGTTACTCGTGTGCATTTTACACCTAGCCCTTGCAAACCATTGACTTAGCCCAAATAATGTTTGGCAGGTCAGGCCACATCCTGGGCTAGTTGAGGGCTTGAGGCCCAAACATAGCCTGGCTAATGTTTCCTAAGTGCTGCAGCTTTTATAAGAGAAGGCACCATCATAATCAGAAGTTATCATTAGTGTTGTACCAACCAAAGTAGTTTAGCCGCACAAAAGAATGTTCTTTGGAATAATAACCAACTCTAACAACCAGATTGGTTGAGAGTTGAGGCGCAGCTTTAGTTCAGAGGATGACTAGCCAATCTTGTttgtacctttttttttttgataaaccTTGTTTGTACCAGTTGGTTGCACAGCTGCCGACTCTTGTTCAAaatcctcttttctttttgctaCTTACTTCTCACCAAAACTGTACCAGTGCTGTCTATGGTTGCATCATGTAGGTAGAGCCACAAAAGGAGATGAAATATTCTACACCTTGGAACATATTGTGTTCTCATAAGTATAGCATCTTCTGTTCCAACCAACAAAAACTACAAAGTCCTCGGTTAGAACAAAGGGACAAAAGTCTATTGCtattggaaccaaaactccgAAGTCTGAACTGTTTTCCTTCAAAAAAGAAGTCTGAACTGTAAAGCCTACTGCCTACACGCATCCTAGCAGAAAAAGCACTTCAATCACAGGTGTCCACCACTCTTGCATGACCTCTCCAGAATATCGCCTATGCATATCTGGGACATTAAAACATGAACAAAACCTTGCCAACGCGTCCAGCCGCTAACGCTATCATCATCATGAATGAATTCATGATGGGAAGTTGGGAACAGTGGCAGTTGGCACCAGCACGCTGGAGCCTGGAGGTGCCGAGAGCTTCGGCAACTGTCTGAAACCTCCTGGGTCGCTGTGGTCTCTAAGAACTTCATGGAAGAAACGAAGTAGTCTGAAACCTGCATCTAGAAGAAGTATGCCTAGAGAGACAGATAACCGCCTGGGAGATGTGGTCCATGTGGACAGCACGCATGCTGCTTTGTCTCTGTGCAAGTTGCAGCCATGGAGCGAGCGAAGGAAGGAGGAGCTCGGCAGCTCGCTGTCGCCTACTCGCCTCCGATCAGCAAGGACGTTAGGCCGGGTGATCCACCGGACTCTGCCTCTCCTTTTCGGGTCACAAAAGGCGCTGCGGCGAGCTGGCCACACGGAGCCGCCGCGGAATTTCCCTGCCGGCCACCATTCACCATCCTCTGCTCCCGAAAAGGCAGCTCCTCTTCAGCTCGCAGTCCCAGAGAGAGGCAAAGCCGTGAGTGTGATCGATGTGTGAAGCTATGGCCGGTGGGCCGGGTGAGCCTCCTCGCCGCTCACGGGTTTGTGGGCCCAAACTGGGAAGCAAGCATCAATACACCACAGCGAGTCACCAGCCTGTGGCCGCCCGCTGCCCGCTCGCCCGCCTGCCTCCGCACTTCCGCAGACGCGGGGACGGCGTCGTGTGCTGTGTGCAACGGGCAGTCAGAGCACGCCGGTGGAGCTCTCGCGGTCGCGGTCACGGCATTGACGGGCCACGAGCCAGGGTTAGCAGGAAGATTAGCCGCTAAGTCTGCCGTGGGCACCTACTGTTAGCTTGATACCAGCtggatttcttttctttttgcctTGTCAGCCTATATAACGTCCAGCttgtcctctccctctcctctccaaaCAATCGCTGTGCGGCGCCCGTGCCTCTCGAAGAAGACAAGTCCAACACTGTTGCTGCGTGAGGCGCTGAATTTGCTCCACAGCTTCATCAGGGAAGACAGGGGTCAGGGAAGACAACTAGACAAGAACACCAaagagggagagaaagcgagagatcATCCATGGAGAACACGAGAGAGGTAACAGCGATCCCCATCTCCCTGAATCATTCGCAGCATCTGCTGTCCCGTGAACAAATCGTTTCTTGCTTCCAGAGGAGATTAGCCATCGGATTCCTGCTGTGATCCGTGAACTCGTTCGTCTCAGTTCTCACTGCTTGCGTTCTTTGGTGCGTGCAGCAGCGGGGCCAGGACGCGGCGGGCGCCAACGGCTGGATGACGGTGCCGGCGTTCGGGGACTGGGACATGAAGAACGGCGCGCTGCCGGACTACTCCATGGACTTCTCCAAGATCCGCGAGATGCGCAAGCAGAACAAGAAGGAGCTCTCCCGCGCCAgcctcggcggcgacgaggacctCTCCCAGGCCCAGCAGCAGCGCAACCAGGCGCAGGCCAAGGCACAGCCCAAGCTCGGACGACCCGCCGACGACCACCGCCGGCAGCTCCACGACTCCCCAACGGTAAATaaagctccctccctccctactTCGTCATTTCTCTCATCGTGCTCTGCTCACCAAACGGTCAAATCCCAGGTCTCATTTCAGAATCAACCAaaattaaatgattttttttgcgCAAATCCAACATATTTGCATTTCGATTCATCTGATGTTTGGTGACGCGCAGAGTAATAACTAGTGTAAAGATTTTAACTTTCTATCATGTGACAGGAGTACAGAGTGCATGTTTAAAGATGGGGAAAAATCTatttttcaaccctgaactatcacgatagtccgattttcaacctggAACTATAAAACCGGACATCATACACCCTCAACACTTCAAAACCGTACATATTACCCCCTCGAACCGAAACGACCCGGTTTTGGTCCACGTCATCCGGTTTTGTCCACATCACCCATCCAACGTggcacctctcctctctctttctctcacaGACAGGTAGGCCCTGCGCCAGCCGCGTCACCCGTCCGCATGCGCCTgccgctgcctcgccgccgctgcctgcgcctcccgccgcctcgccaccgccgcgtcctcccctgcgctcccgctcgcccatggagctccgcggcgggCCTCGCAAGGCTGCGCCGGGCCCGCGGAgctgcgcggcggccgggccggcgaGGTCCAGGCACGGCGgcctccttccccctcccctgcgccgcctccctcccgagCTCCGGTGGTGGccctctgctcccaatcctcctccgtgcgcgggcgcggggcggcgaccctcccctgctccctcggcggcgagcgcggacggcggagcgcggcgcgggcggcgggggaggggggccTCCTCCGCGCCTCCGCGGGAGCTCGCTTCGAATCGGCGGTGGGCCTCCTCCCCGGCGAGCTTCAAATCGGCggcgggcctcctcctccccggcgagCTTCGAATCAGCGGCAGAATCGGTGGTGGGCTCGCCCTCGGCCCGCTGCTCCTCCGCCTCGCGCGCAAGGAGGGaagtgtgacggaaccgccaaattaaaactctaattaagcataatggccgtcatttgaacacatcgggcgcattagcttaacggcttgcGCGCGATTGAAAcatcaccggtagtcccacgcgaaggtgggcgcagatggtacaagcacggcataaaacttaaaaatataaactcaagGAAAACGAAACaacaagttttacaaaccgagttcaaatatatacaattaatttacaaaactttacaatagaTGTAACTGAAGTTCGAAAATAAAAGATCCTACAACTACTTTTGCTCCCATCAGTTCTGGTCCTacccgaccggtcggaccggttcacccaactggtcggaccggtcggctcCATGCTGCCGACTCCACCGGTcccacggaccggtcagaccggtctacacaaaacagaaaggctgcacactcagcccacaaGTGCACAACCCGACAGCGCCCTAACCTAAGAGTCTCTCtcctcgacctgccacccctctgcatcccggcggataaacttgacacaacaggggcagaagtcgacgtccgggtgtcctgtaataataaatgtggcaacaaaccctgagtattctaatactcagcaaggcttacccgaccagtgggtataactcatagtcacaaagttcctgggtcgaccgggtcgaggaatggggtcgagggtcgtcactttataaaattgtggtacgaaggggTATACCTCtgtggaacgataaattattatatgGAACGTGACCCTGATTCATCCGGGTCTATATTTTCGGGTCGATGCGTCTttaaaaagacaaaaactatatatgtgctactaatgaagaaactaatctgcacaagcatataaaaTATTACATTTAGACCATAGTACACGTATTCGGCTCATTATCTAACAAAAATCACACCCTTAACcttcttatcccaattaaatctgctagtaATGGGGTTGCGACCCTCTCAAACCGGGACGCGATCCAatcttgaatgggacactgacccactttgaccccgaccctcgaatcggaacggcgttcccgggttgtgggacgaggcatcgaccccgaatcctgtgactataACATAGCCcatatacctagacatgcacgacattttggctggtggttattttgcagaaatagcatCTAGAGGtatatccttactttcaatgttttagccgcATTTTATCAAAAAATTACTAATCATCTATGATTGGCGAAACTACAACAATCAAGGTAATCAAATCATTAATGGGATGTCATCAGCCCACATTTCATCACTTCTCATTCTACTCATTTTCctttctacgatgtgaccaagagatcaaggctcttataaccgcgagacacggcgaatcgatccgatttaaccttgcaaggtgaatctaaccaacacggcacgcaaaaggccccgtcggaccccacgcaccaacttttcccctccccgcctcgcactgcaggaaccagcccaacgacatatggtcagccgagctcaacgtgagaccaccaaaagtaaacatatgcatcccaattctccgcgactactcgactcgccccaggagttgggtgcgggttcctgtactttcgaagtaaagcagtactcggcttaccggtttcgactacctcatactcccggtatgcggttagtacaattcgatccccgatcagcacagccgacaacggaacggtccttaatcgacacggatGAGGCTACTCCTTCCCACATCCGGTCTCCCATCCCATCTCTTTCCTCAGGAATACAGTACCTCTTATAATGTAATATAGAAACAacctatctctcgcgagtgatagcattatcactcgacttctatcgagccctattaagcatagcagtgctagcgacctattcatactagtaaAAGGCCCAgaaaaacctagggatcatgcaactaaggtttcaaacaattcctatacctaatgcacaattattagagacatatataggtgaCATAATGTAaaatagtaggatgtgcaccggggcttgccttgcgtctgctgctcaacactagggtgagttgggccttaggccgactccccgcgaacctcctgctgcggggcttgcccctgcggctcctgtggctccgcaaccacctcgtatacgacctcctccgctgcggacgctacacgtatgcacatgcatatgacatgagaaatgcatgcatgattttataaaaattacaagtaatcaATACCCAAATAAATTTCTAACTAATTGTATCCACAACCACCTATTTACCCCTGCTCAGCCCagctataccggtcagaccggtccacctaACCGGTCAGACCCCCCCCCACCTTAACCTGCCgtgataccggtcagaccggtccctccgaccggtcagaccggtctcacccAGAGAAAAACCTAGGAACCTTGGCGCGGCAAAAATCGCCCACTAACTCCAAATACCTTCTAGGATCTAGTTCAGGGGTTCATGTGGATGCTTTGGACTAGAGGAAACTGCCTAAAACCTTCTAGAACAAGAGATCGATCCAACTCCTAAATTTACCTTGAATGGCTCCTTCCCCCACGAAGAACTCGCGAATCCCGCGTCACCCCATGGAGGAGAACTTGGAGGAGATGATCCTTGACCGATTTGAAGCTCTCCCTGCCCTTGGAATCCAATAGAGAGGATGGATTTGGGAGTGAGGGTTTGAGGGAGGGGGAGCTCGGGAGAGGGAGGAACGGGGCGCTGAGGGGATGAGTGAGTCGttggaagagagaggagagcgatTTAAATGCTGTGGGGCCCAAAACCGCCAACTCgggttcgaccggtcagaccggtcgcccataccggtcagaccggtccgggccAATCTGCCAGCAGAAGTTTTTGGTCTCGGTTTTGATCGTGCCAATTTACTCTAATGGTCGTGGTTAGTGTAAATTatggtgattaacacctgggtgttACGGGAAGCAGGGGAAGGGCGCTCGCCAACGGAGGCGAAGCAGGGGtggggcgccgcgccgcctggcCCCGCCGGGAGCAGGGAGGAGCGCCCGCGTCGCTCCGCCCGCCCTCCGTCGCCCCGCCGGCGACGCTCCGCCCGCGCGCGAGCCGAGCTCCCCCGCcgcgagccgagctcgagcttgcgccgctccggtggcccgccgCGACGGTAGCTCGCCTGCGCCAGCTGCCCGCCCGTGCCGGCTATGCACCGCGCCGCCCCGTTCGcctgcccgccgcgccgcgccgcagggagggagagagaggagcggGGAGGACGCTCCGCCGTCCCGTCCGCCTgcccgcccgcgccaccgccgtctcgcccgccctcgccccgccgctcctccgcctcgcGCGTGCGGagggaagcaggggaggggcgctcgccggaggaggcgcagcaggggaggggcgccgcgccgcgcccccgaCCCCGCCcgatgctccgccgcggcccccggCGGCCACGAGCGCGAGGGCGGGCGTGGCGAGCTCGGCCACGGCGCGCGGGTACGGGCGCAGGGACGGCCGCCGAGAGGAGGCCGggccgctcgccggcggaggagaagcagggaggagagagagaaagagacgtGGGGAGAGAGAGTGGCCAGGCTGGCAGCCACGTCACAAAATCGCTGCCACGTCATAGCAATACCGGTTTGGTTTCAGCTCGAGGGGgtattttgcacggtttgattagttCAAGGGTGTAGGATGTCCGATTTCGTAGTTCAAGGTCCAAAATCGGACGATCGTGATAGTTCAAGGTCAAAAAACTGACTTTTCCCTTAAATAAACGAGTTAAATTATCAACGGAGACTATGGAGTAAAAAAAACTAACAAGAGGCAAAACCAATTCTTGGAATGTACTGCATTACGACACAGTCAACACTAGTAGCTAGCACCTCTGCAGTCTGTAAGCTACTTTCTAGCTGCTCTCTTTCTCATTACCAACCAACTACCGCGTGAGGTTTCATGGTCAAACTCGTATTCCAAAGCATCGAAAATCTTACATGGACGGTGGAACTGAGCATGTGAATGTGGGGAGGACAGCAACTTGCATTTACATGTGGTAGTACTTGGAATTGGGGTAATAGTTAATGTCCTAAAACAAACGTTCTCTTCTGGTAACTCAGTATAGGATGCTCTGCAATCATGATCGCTTTTGTGCTTTTAAAATGGTGGGATATCTTTTTGTCTAAGGCCATGTTTAGATCCGAcccgtaaaccccgtaaacgcaaaaaaaaatcacatcgaatgtttcgacatatgcatggagtactaaatgaagtctatttataaaactttttgcatagatggactgtaaatcgcgagacgaatctaataagcctacttaatccatgatttgcaatagtgatgctacagtaaccatctgttaattattgattaatcatggattaattagcatcgttagattcgtctcgcgatttacaacccatctgtgtaaaaaaatttgtaaatagacttcatttagtacttcaaattagtaagattcctttgcaaaaaaattttgcaacggaactaaacacgccctaaTACTCAGAGGACAGGATAAAAACACAAATGGAGTCAAATGAGCTCACAGCAGCTCCCTGATGATCCCTCTAAGGCTCTAAGCATTAGCGATTTAGCATAATTGTAGTAAGATGTAGGCACTAGAGTGGTGTGCATCAAAATTCTGAATAGCTTCTGAATGCAGGGTTTAGAGAAATAATAACATGAAAGATGCAAAAATCTCTTCCAGTTATCAGGAGATGTACTGAAATATAATTTGGTAAGTTAGATGATTGTTTCAATGTGCGTCGTATCTACTGCCCAAATTGGGATCAGAGTTGGTTCAAACAACTATAGATTTGTTGGCCTGTACATGGACGTGTCCCAGTTTTATGAATTATTCTTTTGTTATAACTGATTGGAAAGGACGAATCTTCCTATTTTCTTAATTATATTCTCCATATCTACATGCCTTTAGAAAGCTGCGCTGATGTACCAGTTGTGTCACTGTCCATATAGGGGAATCTTAGGGAAACTAATGATGGGCTTAGTCAGTTGAGGGGATAAGCAACACCAGGTTGTGTCACTGTCCTAATGGTTGAAGAAGCAGCACACTAAGGATTAGTTGCCAACAAACTAGAACATTTGCTCAGTTTGTTGCCATATGTTCATAATTTTACTCATGACCCAATTGCTGCCACAGATTCAAGATTGCATGTACTTGTAAAACATCAGAGATGAAATAGCGCGATTAACTGAACCTCAAACAATCGCATATTGGACGTCTACTTCACTATGCATCAGTCATTTCTCAGCATAACACTGATCTGCATCATGGTTACTGATCCGAAATTTGCTGACGCAGGGAGGGAAGAAGTTTCTGAGCTACTTCCAGTGCTGTATCAAGGCCTGAAGAGGAGGAAGTGCTTCCACTGCCTGTGTGAACAATTAGGTCTCGGTTTTGTTAAATATCCAAAAATGTGTAATATATTTGTTCTGATGGCTACTCTGTCGATCTGTATGAAGAACAAACCAGTTTTATGGGGGTAATGGTAAACACCGGTCTCCTTGTACAATCCGTCATTGATTTGTTTGTGACATGTGGTACAATGTTACCCTGTAATCTAATATGTTGGAGGGAGGATTTGGCATCCGCTCCATCTTTTTTGTGCGATTGAGGGCCATGATTcgtttggatttgttttgtaaCTGTGATGGGGAAAATCTGTGGAAAGAAGAAATGACCTTGCTCTTCCACTCCAATTTCTCTGCTCTGTCAGGAACCGAATTGCACAGACTAAGAAAGTAATAATGTAGAACCTGCATTGTGTTTCTACATTCATCAGTGCTGTGCTGCGTGGGTTATGTTGGATATGGCGAATGGTGCACTCTGAATTTTAATTTTTGACACGGGTACATTCTGAATTGAAGCTGTTTATTCGAAGACTACTTCAGTGCAGTgctgtgttttttctttttctataagAATGTGCTGTGTTGGTTATGTTGGATATGGCGAATGGTACATTCAGAATTGATACTTTTTATTTGAAGCCCAGTTAACACGCTCCAGCAGATTCGACGAAAGAACCGTGAGAAAACAAATACCGAGTTCACATACACAAATGGTGCCGCGATATCCCAACATGTATAGGGAAAATTTGCCGAAACGATGATCAAGTTCATGGTTTAAACGCTAAGTATATGCACTATTTGATCACGAAATTTTCCAATTTTGAATGGGGATTCAACTGATCTTTTGAAATCAACTATATTCCAAACGTACCTCCTCATCCTCAGACGATAAACCTGGAGGCAATTCCTTGTGAGCCATTATAAAAGTTCTCAATTTCTTGTATACCACTAAAAAATTTGCAACGCTATATGAGCCACCACTCCAATTTTTTGATGCCCTGCGTGCCAATGCCGTTAGTTTTTCGGAGAACGGCAGCTAACATCAGG
This window contains:
- the LOC120689816 gene encoding uncharacterized protein LOC120689816, whose translation is MENTREQRGQDAAGANGWMTVPAFGDWDMKNGALPDYSMDFSKIREMRKQNKKELSRASLGGDEDLSQAQQQRNQAQAKAQPKLGRPADDHRRQLHDSPTGGKKFLSYFQCCIKA